Proteins from a genomic interval of Paenibacillus sp. FSL H8-0048:
- a CDS encoding amidohydrolase family protein has translation MKSDLVIVDTHAHFAVKENKSLELSLAGAGTVPDYKKQKGFDDLQYLKKMVGATQEDFVDDNNLLEDYLACMDENQIAMSWVHQLSFEDVYGYEVLSNEKIAEAVRAHPDKLRGFASVNPYKGKEALAELDYAIKTLGMQGFKLNPNDYGGFVLNDRDLLYPLYERCSELGVPVSVHTGITPGSIFRMKHNYPILLDDVAVDFPDLTLIVEHMGHPWNDLCYYMVGRHDNMYVTITAVANILIHNNPKVFRMELAKMISVCGSHKILWGSDWTVTPNIAEVLNYMQKVVIPLPMKLMMGVKEIKREDVQNILGRNALRIMK, from the coding sequence GTGAAGAGCGATCTTGTGATTGTTGATACCCATGCCCATTTCGCCGTCAAGGAGAATAAGAGCCTGGAGCTTAGTCTGGCCGGAGCCGGGACGGTCCCGGATTACAAGAAGCAGAAGGGCTTCGATGATTTGCAGTATTTGAAAAAGATGGTGGGGGCCACGCAGGAGGACTTCGTCGATGACAACAATCTGCTGGAGGATTACCTCGCCTGTATGGACGAGAATCAGATTGCCATGAGCTGGGTTCACCAGCTGAGCTTCGAGGATGTCTACGGCTATGAGGTGTTGTCCAATGAGAAAATCGCCGAGGCTGTCCGCGCCCACCCCGACAAGCTGCGCGGCTTCGCCAGCGTCAATCCCTATAAGGGGAAGGAAGCGCTGGCGGAGCTGGATTATGCCATTAAGACGCTGGGCATGCAGGGCTTCAAGCTGAACCCCAATGATTACGGGGGCTTTGTCCTGAATGACCGGGATTTGCTCTATCCGCTGTATGAGCGGTGCAGCGAGCTGGGCGTTCCGGTCAGCGTGCATACCGGGATTACGCCGGGCAGTATTTTTCGGATGAAGCATAACTACCCGATTCTGCTCGATGATGTGGCGGTGGATTTTCCCGACCTGACCTTGATTGTGGAGCATATGGGCCATCCCTGGAATGACCTGTGCTATTACATGGTCGGCCGGCACGACAATATGTATGTGACCATCACGGCGGTAGCCAATATCCTGATCCACAATAACCCGAAGGTATTCCGGATGGAGCTGGCCAAAATGATCTCGGTCTGCGGCAGCCACAAGATCCTCTGGGGCTCGGACTGGACAGTCACTCCGAACATTGCCGAGGTGCTGAATTACATGCAGAAGGTAGTGATCCCGCTGCCCATGAAGCTGATGATGGGGGTGAAGGAGATCAAGCGGGAGGATGTCCAGAACATCCTGGGGCGTAACGCACTCAGAATTATGAAGTAG
- a CDS encoding cupin domain-containing protein, translating to MSPNINLRDKGCSMNQVYTKTVVHMEEVPVVYARGGQMRVLASPNTVGSTQLIMGHVLLQPGEEIKEHLHDYGEENVYVVRGRGTAFIEDIPHAIRENSLFIARKGERHRVVNEGPGELELVFATAPLAPRPEIGHREV from the coding sequence GTGTCACCGAATATAAATCTGCGGGATAAGGGGTGCAGTATGAACCAGGTCTACACGAAAACAGTGGTCCATATGGAAGAGGTGCCGGTGGTTTATGCCAGAGGAGGACAGATGCGTGTGCTGGCGAGTCCGAATACTGTCGGGTCCACCCAACTGATCATGGGCCATGTCCTGCTCCAGCCGGGAGAAGAGATCAAGGAGCATCTTCATGATTACGGCGAAGAGAATGTCTATGTCGTCCGGGGCCGGGGAACGGCGTTCATCGAGGATATTCCGCACGCCATCCGGGAGAATAGCCTGTTCATTGCGCGGAAGGGTGAGCGGCACCGGGTGGTCAATGAGGGTCCGGGCGAGCTGGAGCTGGTCTTCGCCACGGCGCCGCTGGCCCCCAGGCCGGAGATCGGGCACAGAGAGGTCTAG
- a CDS encoding MFS transporter has product MSNNKIFTLLAINILLVFSIMVSIFPIAPLISSDLGMTSGEIGSIAGIASLVMTFLSIPSGVFADRYGRKKIIIASLALSAVAVFMVAAAHGVLLFTAGWLLFGFARGFVSTPIFAVVMDVCKPEERGRAMGIVSGAIGAGSVLGYVLSGLLSNYFGWHTSFAVLASLLLLSTLITTVLLRETGVKNTSRSIGQAFKSSFKWLGVREILLAGIVGTLCFMVGVFTTFLVPFAAKEQDISLVLLSLLFIPYEAVASFGAVLVGWISDKVGRHAPLIWAQSICVGALVLLYALDFNPWLLTFGYALIGLTEGPIITLVNTIITDKVIKINPMEMGAALGTFRTLQGVGIALGSTLGGFFYSRIGTHPSYLVAAGLMVLTLLISLSLGKKEEAGVTEYKSAG; this is encoded by the coding sequence ATGAGCAACAACAAAATATTCACACTACTCGCCATCAATATTCTGCTTGTATTCTCTATTATGGTCAGCATCTTCCCGATCGCACCCCTGATCAGCAGTGATCTCGGCATGACCTCCGGTGAGATTGGAAGCATAGCGGGGATTGCCTCGCTGGTGATGACCTTTCTGTCAATTCCATCCGGCGTGTTCGCGGACCGCTACGGGCGGAAGAAGATTATTATCGCTTCCCTGGCCCTGTCGGCCGTGGCCGTATTCATGGTAGCTGCAGCCCACGGAGTTCTGCTGTTTACGGCGGGGTGGCTGCTGTTCGGCTTTGCCAGAGGCTTCGTGTCCACACCGATCTTCGCGGTGGTGATGGATGTGTGCAAGCCCGAGGAGCGGGGCCGGGCGATGGGCATTGTGTCCGGGGCGATTGGTGCCGGGTCGGTGCTGGGGTATGTGCTTAGCGGCCTGCTGAGCAATTATTTCGGCTGGCATACCTCCTTCGCGGTGCTGGCTTCCCTGCTGCTGCTGTCCACGCTGATTACCACAGTGCTGCTGAGGGAGACCGGGGTGAAGAATACAAGCAGAAGCATCGGGCAAGCCTTCAAAAGCTCCTTCAAATGGCTGGGCGTCCGTGAAATCCTGCTGGCGGGGATTGTCGGAACTCTGTGCTTCATGGTAGGTGTCTTCACCACCTTCCTGGTGCCGTTCGCGGCTAAGGAACAGGATATCTCCCTGGTGCTGCTCAGCTTGCTCTTCATTCCGTATGAAGCAGTAGCCTCGTTCGGAGCAGTTCTCGTTGGCTGGATCTCGGACAAGGTAGGCAGACATGCACCGCTGATCTGGGCCCAGTCGATCTGTGTGGGAGCGCTTGTGCTGCTGTATGCACTTGACTTCAACCCTTGGCTGCTAACCTTCGGGTATGCCTTGATCGGACTTACGGAAGGGCCGATTATTACTCTGGTCAACACGATTATTACGGATAAGGTCATCAAAATTAATCCGATGGAGATGGGCGCGGCCTTGGGAACCTTCCGGACCCTTCAGGGGGTCGGGATTGCGCTGGGGTCTACGCTTGGCGGATTCTTCTACAGCCGGATTGGAACGCACCCCAGCTATCTGGTGGCCGCCGGACTGATGGTGCTGACGCTGCTGATCTCACTAAGCCTTGGCAAGAAGGAAGAAGCCGGTGTCACCGAATATAAATCTGCGGGATAA
- the acpS gene encoding holo-ACP synthase, protein MIRGIGMDLVSISFVEQMLAKCGELFIQQYYSLEERELFACKKRHAEQFLAGRFAAKEALLKAIGTGMNCELDWKELEFLSLPSGQPYLVRSRRLESYIQQQESIHVSISHHGDYAAAFIIIESSQ, encoded by the coding sequence ATGATCAGAGGAATCGGCATGGATCTGGTCAGCATCAGCTTCGTGGAGCAGATGCTGGCCAAGTGCGGTGAACTCTTCATCCAGCAGTACTATTCATTGGAAGAAAGGGAACTGTTCGCCTGTAAAAAAAGACATGCGGAACAGTTCCTGGCCGGCAGATTCGCCGCTAAAGAAGCGCTGCTGAAGGCCATCGGCACCGGAATGAACTGTGAGCTGGACTGGAAGGAGCTGGAGTTCCTGAGCCTTCCCAGCGGCCAGCCCTATCTGGTCCGCAGCCGAAGACTGGAGTCTTATATACAGCAGCAGGAGAGCATCCACGTAAGCATTAGTCATCACGGTGATTATGCTGCTGCATTCATCATTATTGAGAGCAGTCAATGA
- a CDS encoding phosphopantetheine-binding protein, with translation MVFEKVKAIIEDIGIEEEITESSRLYDDLALDSTELALVSTALSKAFGIFIESRVLKTYSVAQVMEAVALKA, from the coding sequence ATGGTATTCGAGAAGGTAAAAGCAATCATTGAGGATATTGGCATTGAGGAAGAAATTACGGAATCATCGCGGCTCTATGACGATCTGGCTTTGGATTCTACAGAGCTGGCGCTGGTCTCTACAGCACTATCCAAGGCTTTCGGCATCTTCATTGAGAGCCGGGTGCTCAAGACTTATTCTGTAGCGCAAGTGATGGAAGCCGTTGCCTTGAAGGCATGA
- a CDS encoding beta-ketoacyl-[acyl-carrier-protein] synthase family protein, translating to MKNTVFVTGVGMVGPCGNSAGAFWEGLLSGRNYMTPLQLEHTTGAAPPFAGQVSGMEPERVISKRLLKKCSRFSLMSILAAKDAMDDAHWELNQMSPERIGIFVGNNSGGWESARNGLRVLHTEGAPFIDPNLASNWFPAAAQGHMSLAFGIKGYSKTVIADRSSGLLAIAYAARAIRSGVIDAAIVGGAETPLDPWALSFYNTEGLLNLNADRPQTAYRPFVEGRSGLALGEGAAFLCLESERSLQKREASRRVRASIQGFGFTNDGQAAAPPEESEAQCARAIRLAIKHSETQPERIGYLSLDGAASAREDGIECSAIQEVFGSSAEAKWAGCPKTVFGNTIGAAGAFDVALSVLAMNHGELPGLPYLTESVQDNGLNFVPGISRRTAVESSLILSRGRGGVSSALVVNKEEL from the coding sequence ATGAAGAATACAGTATTCGTAACCGGAGTAGGAATGGTGGGGCCGTGCGGGAATAGTGCCGGGGCCTTCTGGGAGGGACTCCTGAGCGGCCGCAATTATATGACTCCGCTCCAGCTTGAGCATACCACCGGAGCCGCCCCTCCCTTCGCGGGACAAGTCAGCGGGATGGAGCCGGAGCGGGTCATCTCCAAGCGTCTGCTCAAGAAATGCTCCCGCTTCTCTCTGATGTCGATCCTGGCTGCGAAGGATGCCATGGATGATGCGCACTGGGAGCTGAATCAGATGAGCCCCGAACGGATCGGTATCTTCGTCGGCAACAATTCCGGGGGCTGGGAGAGTGCCAGAAATGGCCTGCGTGTCCTGCACACCGAGGGGGCGCCCTTCATTGATCCGAACCTGGCGAGCAACTGGTTCCCGGCGGCGGCACAAGGGCATATGTCCCTCGCCTTCGGCATCAAAGGCTACAGCAAGACTGTGATCGCCGACCGGAGCAGCGGTCTGCTCGCCATTGCCTATGCAGCCAGAGCCATCCGCAGCGGGGTCATCGATGCGGCCATCGTGGGCGGAGCAGAGACGCCGCTTGATCCGTGGGCGTTGTCCTTCTATAACACGGAGGGGCTGCTGAATCTGAACGCGGATCGCCCGCAGACGGCATACCGGCCGTTCGTGGAGGGGCGCAGCGGGCTGGCCCTGGGCGAAGGAGCTGCGTTCCTCTGCCTGGAATCGGAGCGAAGCCTCCAGAAGCGCGAGGCATCCCGCCGGGTGCGGGCGAGCATCCAGGGCTTCGGCTTCACGAACGACGGCCAGGCTGCAGCCCCGCCTGAGGAGAGTGAAGCGCAGTGTGCCCGGGCAATCCGGCTGGCCATTAAGCATTCGGAGACGCAGCCGGAGAGAATCGGCTATCTGTCGCTGGATGGGGCGGCTTCCGCCCGCGAAGACGGAATTGAATGCTCGGCCATTCAGGAGGTATTCGGCAGCAGTGCAGAAGCCAAGTGGGCGGGCTGCCCCAAGACCGTCTTCGGCAACACGATTGGAGCGGCAGGGGCGTTCGATGTCGCACTGAGCGTACTGGCCATGAATCACGGAGAGCTGCCAGGTCTTCCGTATCTGACGGAATCGGTGCAGGACAATGGCTTGAACTTCGTTCCGGGAATCAGCCGCCGGACCGCTGTGGAGTCTTCGCTGATTCTGTCCAGAGGGAGGGGTGGTGTCTCATCGGCACTGGTTGTGAACAAGGAAGAGCTCTGA
- a CDS encoding beta-ketoacyl-[acyl-carrier-protein] synthase family protein, whose product MEKVTGKRVVITGMGLLTPLGNTLEQFWRNSLQAKVGYDRLQGYEHMALKSRVTGTIPQFEHLGRTADETQRAGMGRPGILAVNAAIRAVADAGLVFTKELRERSGVCIANAIADTPFSERTFLRMTEGGKGPIDHGLCQEDLYRKGMFSYIAFEVAHEFGLQGEALVMSTGCTGGIDAAGYGYESITAGEHDVMICGAAEAPISSMTISSFDAIGALTSKFNDDPQRASRPFEKNRSGFVLSEGCAVVVLEELEHALRRQAPIYGEVTGFASTNNAFHMTDLPQDGDALSLTMNEALGYAGLSAEDIQYINAHGSSTPQNDAFETAAYKRTFGELAYSIPISSTKSMVGHPLSAASAIEIVHCLLALNEGYIPPTANLDEPDPACDLNYVPKEAIQRDLYHILTNASGFSGIHSAMILAANEYSNQAGKLQTEQWMCSL is encoded by the coding sequence ATGGAGAAGGTGACGGGAAAAAGAGTTGTAATCACCGGCATGGGGCTGCTTACCCCGCTGGGGAATACGCTGGAGCAGTTCTGGAGGAACAGCCTGCAGGCCAAGGTGGGATATGACCGCTTGCAGGGCTATGAGCATATGGCGCTGAAAAGCCGCGTTACCGGCACAATACCGCAGTTTGAGCATTTGGGCCGGACAGCCGATGAAACGCAGCGGGCAGGCATGGGGCGGCCGGGGATTCTGGCGGTCAATGCTGCGATAAGGGCGGTTGCCGATGCGGGGCTTGTGTTCACGAAGGAGCTGCGGGAGCGTTCCGGGGTCTGCATCGCCAATGCGATTGCTGATACCCCGTTCTCGGAGCGGACCTTTCTGCGGATGACGGAGGGCGGGAAGGGGCCAATTGATCATGGACTCTGTCAGGAGGATTTGTACCGCAAGGGCATGTTCTCTTACATTGCCTTCGAAGTAGCGCATGAGTTCGGACTTCAGGGAGAGGCGCTGGTCATGTCTACGGGCTGCACGGGCGGCATTGATGCGGCCGGATATGGATATGAGTCGATTACAGCCGGGGAACATGACGTAATGATCTGCGGCGCAGCGGAAGCACCGATCAGCTCCATGACCATTTCCTCCTTCGATGCTATCGGTGCGTTGACCTCCAAGTTCAACGATGATCCGCAGCGGGCTTCGCGGCCTTTTGAGAAGAACCGCAGCGGCTTCGTGCTCAGTGAGGGCTGTGCTGTTGTGGTGCTGGAGGAGCTGGAGCATGCGCTCCGGCGGCAGGCGCCGATCTATGGCGAGGTGACCGGATTCGCAAGTACCAATAACGCTTTTCATATGACCGATCTGCCGCAGGACGGGGATGCGCTCAGTCTTACGATGAACGAGGCGCTGGGCTACGCGGGCCTTTCAGCGGAGGACATTCAATATATCAACGCGCATGGAAGCTCGACTCCGCAGAATGATGCTTTTGAGACCGCCGCTTATAAAAGGACGTTCGGAGAGCTCGCCTACTCCATCCCGATCAGCTCCACGAAATCGATGGTAGGCCATCCGCTCTCGGCCGCGAGTGCCATTGAGATTGTTCACTGCCTGCTGGCCTTGAACGAGGGCTATATCCCGCCAACCGCCAATCTGGACGAGCCGGACCCGGCCTGTGATTTGAATTATGTGCCGAAAGAGGCGATCCAGCGTGACTTGTACCATATTCTGACCAATGCCAGCGGATTCTCCGGCATTCACTCCGCCATGATCCTGGCAGCGAACGAATACAGTAATCAGGCGGGCAAGCTTCAGACTGAACAATGGATGTGCAGCCTATGA
- a CDS encoding SRPBCC family protein translates to MATIQNSIWIHADRITVFERTNDIAHWTDLFTEYKETRVLEQGDAYIRFELTTHPEGNRPSRTWESERWLDRPNFRITARRLAPLLPFKHMNLEWLYEEQDEGTYMTWIQEFEVDPASGLTGEQVEAHLNRTTKEQMAAIKHNIEKQTVRS, encoded by the coding sequence GTGGCAACGATTCAGAACAGTATCTGGATTCACGCAGACCGGATCACCGTATTTGAGCGGACGAATGATATTGCGCACTGGACAGATTTATTCACGGAATACAAGGAGACGCGGGTGCTGGAGCAAGGGGACGCCTACATCCGGTTTGAGCTGACGACACATCCCGAGGGGAACCGGCCCTCGCGCACATGGGAATCGGAACGCTGGCTGGACCGGCCGAACTTCCGGATTACAGCCAGACGCCTTGCGCCGCTGCTGCCGTTCAAGCATATGAATTTGGAATGGCTCTATGAGGAGCAGGACGAAGGAACATACATGACCTGGATTCAGGAATTCGAGGTAGATCCGGCAAGCGGGTTGACCGGGGAGCAGGTGGAAGCACATCTGAACCGTACGACCAAGGAGCAGATGGCAGCGATCAAGCACAATATCGAGAAGCAAACGGTTCGGAGCTGA
- a CDS encoding winged helix-turn-helix domain-containing protein, which produces MYGCKVLHFKELEALVDIVKEGLRLDGVVISTPDFNPGFIHTMQYLQQMLTLRIFFIVEEISTHGTPVPFPSNHMYISSFERYGFQEELFSRLRCWFDEGLGLPAHHTRQIKDIALHLHSKSLKVGEFVIELTCKEFELLDLLLECQGQYIPTEQILHQLWDRYTSPEIVRQYVYKLRHKIEIISGRSDIILFRRGIGYSVNQLI; this is translated from the coding sequence GTGTACGGTTGTAAGGTATTGCATTTCAAGGAGCTGGAGGCGCTTGTCGATATTGTGAAGGAAGGCCTCCGGCTCGATGGTGTAGTGATTAGCACCCCTGATTTCAACCCGGGCTTCATTCACACGATGCAGTACCTGCAGCAGATGCTAACGCTGAGAATATTCTTCATTGTAGAGGAGATCAGCACGCACGGTACCCCTGTTCCCTTTCCTTCCAATCATATGTATATCAGCAGCTTCGAGCGCTACGGCTTCCAGGAGGAATTATTCAGCCGGTTGCGCTGCTGGTTCGACGAAGGACTGGGCCTCCCCGCACACCACACCAGACAAATCAAGGATATCGCCCTTCATCTGCACTCCAAATCCCTGAAGGTCGGAGAATTCGTCATTGAGCTTACCTGTAAAGAGTTCGAACTCCTGGATCTGCTGCTGGAATGCCAAGGCCAGTACATCCCCACCGAGCAGATTCTGCACCAGCTGTGGGACAGGTATACATCCCCTGAGATTGTGAGGCAGTACGTATACAAGCTGAGGCACAAAATTGAGATCATCTCCGGACGAAGCGACATTATCCTGTTTCGCCGGGGGATCGGATATTCGGTGAATCAATTGATCTGA
- a CDS encoding aldo/keto reductase produces MEHFVLNNGVQMPKVGLGVYNIKDNNEDALLWALRSGYRHLDTAAAYRNEELIARAIQKSGVPRSELFITTKVWSTDLGRKTRKAFEESLQKLQTDYVDLYLIHWPAKHYLESWHVLESLYKEGKIRAIGVSNFEPEHLDKVMKQGTIVPAVNQIQTNPLLQQGPLHDYMRGHGIQHVAWSPFGHGSQEMLAHPVLTEMAERYGKTAAQVILRWNLQRDIAVIPKSVTPARLKQNLELFDFSLSAEEMKRIAALDQNKRGFTDPQNKLYLWSTRFIPLS; encoded by the coding sequence ATGGAACATTTCGTTTTGAATAACGGAGTCCAGATGCCAAAGGTGGGACTCGGTGTGTACAACATCAAAGACAATAATGAAGACGCTTTACTATGGGCGCTCCGCAGCGGGTACCGGCATCTGGACACGGCCGCAGCTTACCGCAACGAGGAGCTGATAGCCAGGGCTATTCAGAAATCGGGTGTACCCCGAAGCGAGCTCTTTATTACAACCAAAGTATGGAGCACGGACCTGGGGCGAAAGACCCGTAAAGCTTTTGAAGAAAGCTTGCAGAAGCTCCAAACGGATTATGTTGACCTCTACCTGATCCACTGGCCGGCCAAGCACTATCTGGAAAGCTGGCACGTCCTGGAGTCTTTATACAAGGAGGGCAAGATCCGGGCGATCGGGGTGTCCAATTTTGAGCCGGAGCATCTGGACAAGGTCATGAAGCAGGGGACGATTGTCCCCGCAGTGAATCAAATTCAGACGAACCCGCTGCTCCAGCAAGGGCCGCTTCATGACTATATGAGGGGGCACGGTATCCAGCATGTCGCGTGGAGCCCTTTTGGACATGGTAGCCAGGAGATGCTTGCCCACCCTGTACTCACCGAAATGGCTGAGAGGTATGGTAAGACAGCGGCGCAAGTCATCCTGAGATGGAACCTTCAGCGGGATATCGCTGTGATTCCGAAGTCGGTTACACCTGCCAGGTTGAAACAGAATCTGGAGCTGTTTGATTTCTCCCTGTCCGCTGAAGAGATGAAGAGAATCGCAGCCCTGGACCAGAATAAAAGAGGATTTACCGATCCGCAAAATAAACTATACCTGTGGTCCACCCGGTTTATCCCGTTGTCCTGA